The genomic segment AGAACCTGGAGTACATGCAGCACGCGGTCGCGGCTCTGAAGGCCCATGCGGTCTTTGAGCTCGATATCGACTACGTGGTCAAGCCCAACCAGGAGGGCAAGCCCGAGATCGTGATTGTCGATGAGTCCACGGGGCGCCTGATGTTTGGCCGCCGCTGGTCCGATGGCCTGCACCAGGCGGTCGAGGCCAAGGAGGGGATCAAGATCGAGAACGAGCAGCAGACCCTCGCGACCATCACGATCCAGAACTACTTCCGCCTCTACGCCAAGCTCGCGGGCATGACCGGAACCGCCAAGACCGAAGAGGACGAGTTCCGCAAGATCTACGCGCTCGATGTGGTGCAGGTGCCTACCAACAAGCCCATGCAGCGCAAAGATGTCGCCGACATGATCTACAAGAGCCTGGAGGCCAAGCTGCGCGGGATCGCCAGCGAGGTGCTCACGGTCCACTGTCGCCAGCAACCGCTCCTCGTGGGGACTCGCTCTATTGAGATGAGCGAGCGGGTCAGCTCCCGCCTGACCTTCCAGGCACTGGAGCTCCTCTCCGCCATCACGATCCTGCGCGCACGCTTGCTAGAGAAGCGCAAGGAGCTCGGGGAAGAGAAGTACGGCCAGTTCACCGCAGTGCTCAACCGGCGTGTCGACGACCTCAACCTGCCGATGCTCGCGCCGCTCGCCAAGGAGCTGGGCATGGGCACGAAGATGACCGACGAGGCCCAGGTCGCGGCGTTTGCGAGCCTACTGGGGCTGGACAAGGCCGATGAGAACGCGGTCAAGAACCTGGTCGCACTCCATGGCAAGTCCGCCACCGAGGTCTCCACGGAGCTCGTGACCGCCCAGCTCAAGGCACTGCGCGAGGCGCTGGAGTACGGGATTCCCCACAATGTCCTCAATGCCAAGTACCACGAGCAAGAGGCACGCATCATCGCCGAGGCGGGCCGCCGTGGCGCGGTGACGATCGCGACCAACATGGCGGGCCGTGGTGTCGATATTCTCCTGGGAGGCTCGCACTACAAAGAGGTCGAGGGGCAGGAAGAGAAGGAGCGCGACTTCTCCTACCGTCGTGGTGGGCGCCGTGCGGGGATCGCCCATGTGGTGACCGGGCGCGACCAGGCCGCCAGCGGGGTCGAGGGAACGCACTCCCTCACCGAGGAAGAGAACCTGGACCTGGCCAAAGAGCGCGAGGAAGTGCGCGCACGCGGTGGGCTCTACATCCTGGGCACCGAGCGCCACGAGTCGCGGCGTATCGACAACCAGCTCCGGGGCCGCTCCGGGCGCCAGGGCGATCCGGGCACCAGTAAGTTCCATGTCTCGCTAGAGGACTACCTCTGGCGCGCGTTTGGCGAGCGCAACAGCCTCCAGCTCGCCGCGCTCAAGGCGTGGGAAGAGGACCAGGCGGTCGATATGCCGATCCTCTCCAAGATGATCGAGCGCGCCCAGAAGAAGGTCGAGCAGCACAACTTCGACTCCCGAAAGCATGTTCTGGAGTACGACGATGTGATGAATGTCCAGCGTGAGGTGATCTACGGCGAGCGCCGCAAGCTCCTACAGGGGGCCGAGCTGCGCGACACGCTCACCAGCTACCTCCATGAGACCGTGGACACGATGGTCGAGCTCAACTGCCCCGATGGGATTCCGTCGGAGGAGTGGGACAAGGAGAAGCTCTACCACGACCTCAACGAGCAGTTCCCGCTGGCCAACTTCGCCAGCTACGACGAGCTCAAGGACCTGACCAAGGCCGAGCTCGCCCAGAAGCTGCACGACCTCGCCGACGAAGCCTACGATGCTAAGGAGGAAGAGGTGGGGCCGGAGCTGATGCGCGAGATCGAGCGCCATCTCCTGCGCCAGACTATCGACCAGACCTGGATCCAGCACCTGCAGGCGATGGACTACCTCCGCGAGGGAATCGGGCTGCGCGGCTATGCGCAAGTCGATCCTCTGGTCGCCTACAAGAAAGAGGCGATGGAGGTCTTCTCGCAGATGCAGGCCGGGCTGGTGGGCGACACGGTGCGCAATGTCTTTGTGGCCCAGCTCCAGCAGGACATGCCGGACTTCGAGCAGGAGCAAGATATCTTCAACCTGCTCCAGCAGTACGGCGGCGAGTCCGTGCCGATGGAGCTTGGCGGCGAGGGCGGCCCCGTCATGGAGAACCCGATCGTCCCCGAGGTCAATGCGCTCCTCGCGGCGGCGGCGGAGGCCGCCCAGTCCACGGCTCCCCGCAAGATCGACCCGAACGACCCGTGTCCCTGTGGCAGCGGCAAGAAGTACAAGCAGTGCCACCGGGGCAAGCCGCTTCCCGCCGATGTGGCGTAGCGAAAAAATAAGTTGGGGAAAAGTTGGGGGCGCAAGCCCCCAACATTGGTTTAAACCGGAAAATTAATCCTATCTTCATCCTGCCTTTCTAGAATAAAGGCATGGGAGTCGCGGCCACACCATGGGCACGGGTTGAGCAGGAAGTCGAGAGAGCACGCCAGCATCGCTTTGATCGGCTCGCCGCACAGCACCGAGAGCGCTTCTGGGCCTATGCCTACCGCCTCTGTGGTAACCCCGCCGATGCCGACGATCTCCTTGCGGAGACCATGCTAGAGGCGTACCAGTCCTTTGATGCCTACCAAGGCCATGGCTTCGACCGCTGGGTCTTTCGTATCCTCACCACCAACCGGATCGACCAGGCACGCCGGGCAAGTCGCCGCCCCGCTCAGCCCCTCGCAGAGTACCCCGAGCCTATCTCGGGTGCTCCCACGCCTCTCGACTGGCTTCTCAACCCCTTGCTCTCCGAAGAGCTCCAGCTCGCGCTCCAGAAGCT from the Armatimonas rosea genome contains:
- a CDS encoding SEC-C metal-binding domain-containing protein, with the protein product MENPIVPEVNALLAAAAEAAQSTAPRKIDPNDPCPCGSGKKYKQCHRGKPLPADVA
- a CDS encoding RNA polymerase sigma factor, producing MGVAATPWARVEQEVERARQHRFDRLAAQHRERFWAYAYRLCGNPADADDLLAETMLEAYQSFDAYQGHGFDRWVFRILTTNRIDQARRASRRPAQPLAEYPEPISGAPTPLDWLLNPLLSEELQLALQKLPDSFRTPLLLCDVEGLDYATIATRLQIPLGTVRSRIHRARERLHRELGQFCHAKDCSVCGKEARYRVQRSSR